A window from Malania oleifera isolate guangnan ecotype guangnan chromosome 7, ASM2987363v1, whole genome shotgun sequence encodes these proteins:
- the LOC131160124 gene encoding uncharacterized protein LOC131160124 gives MASLRQRLLLPILLAVGLFSVAAYARPGLHFHPCNTLLISYSFSIDSQNPNPNLNSKPNSPQFLTIFTHFTQFKPRPSRIFVDRPNFLLPDDEPEIRRPRFFPRSSPSSVVSSLRDRTKDIISVVVALLFGVGCGFLTAATMYLAWSLFSNRFYDLSNSYDDDDDDDQDDDDASPKKMGYLKIPAADAAVAPASEKAAV, from the coding sequence ATGGCGTCGTTGAGGCAGCGTCTTCTCCTCCCCATCCTCTTGGCGGTGGGGCTCTTCTCCGTCGCTGCCTACGCGAGGCCTGGCCTCCACTTCCATCCCTGCAACACCCTTCTCATCTCCTACTCCTTCTCCATCGATTcgcaaaaccctaaccctaaccttaACTCCAAGCCTAATTCACCCCAATTCCTCACAATCTTCACCCATTTCACCCAATTCAAGCCCAGGCCCTCTCGCATCTTCGTCGATCGCCCCAATTTCCTCCTTCCTGACGATGAGCCCGAGATCCGGCGACCCAGATTCTTCCCCCGCTCCTCGCCGTCCTCGGTTGTCAGCTCCCTCCGTGATCGCACCAAAGACATCATTAGCGTTGTGGTGGCTCTTCTCTTTGGCGTCGGCTGCGGTTTCCTCACCGCCGCTACCATGTACTTGGCTTGGTCGCTTTTCTCCAACCGCTTCTATGATCTTTCCAATTCTTACGACGATGATGACGATGATGACCAAGATGACGATGATGCTAGCCCCAAAAAGATGGGATACCTCAAGATTCCTGCTGCGGATGCCGCTGTTGCCCCTGCTTCGGAGAAAGCAGCGGTATGA